The Pseudomonadota bacterium genome includes a region encoding these proteins:
- a CDS encoding TonB-dependent receptor, producing the protein MKPSLLVGLAAVGLIHAAAPARSDTLEIQPLVVTASRTEQAGSETLARVSIIDREQISRSQAPDLLELLRLEVGIDIARTGGPGGQTSLFMRGTNSNHVLVLIDGVRVAAAGSGAFAWEKLDPALIDRIEIVRGPRAARWGSDAIGGVIQIFTRQASGAMLRAAYGRYDDTSLSAALGNDTLSVTAAWRQVGGFSAQNTRGFAYDPDDDGFDNLSLAARGALETGSGSWSWTGRISDGAVEFDQGESDMLDYALRTVYHHRTGSRWRWQASAGLYRDRLDTETAFGQTETVTRRTQAAVQAERSLEQLGTWLVGIDAWRVSGVNRNSWSNSRHNIGVWTGLQGSRQDNDWEASLRLDEDQQFGSAVTGSIAAGWQPRGDWRLFASLGRAFRAPTFSQLYSPGFGGLFAGNPTLDPETSWSLELGADWTPSPRQRVALSVFQTRIDDLIDFAGEGFQAINIGQARIRGAELSHTLELGRLSARSGYTWQDAEDRDTGAALLRRARGKASLSADYRLANDGWLGVELVHVGRRQDVGGVRLASYTLINLRAGWPLGHGFRLEGRLENAAGEDYEPLLGFNAHDRSLFVALGWRG; encoded by the coding sequence ATGAAACCATCTCTTCTCGTCGGCCTGGCGGCCGTCGGCCTGATCCATGCCGCGGCACCGGCCCGGTCCGATACCCTTGAAATCCAGCCCCTGGTTGTCACCGCCAGCCGAACGGAACAGGCAGGCAGCGAAACCCTGGCACGGGTCAGTATTATCGACCGCGAGCAGATCAGCCGCAGCCAGGCGCCGGACCTGCTCGAACTGCTGCGCCTGGAGGTCGGTATCGACATTGCGCGAACCGGCGGACCGGGCGGCCAGACCAGTCTGTTCATGCGCGGGACGAATTCCAATCACGTGCTGGTGCTGATCGATGGCGTGCGGGTGGCCGCTGCCGGCAGCGGTGCCTTTGCCTGGGAAAAGCTCGACCCGGCGCTGATCGACCGCATCGAAATCGTGCGCGGCCCGCGCGCGGCGCGCTGGGGCTCCGATGCAATCGGTGGCGTCATCCAGATCTTTACCCGTCAGGCCAGCGGCGCAATGCTGCGCGCCGCTTACGGACGTTACGACGACACCAGCCTGTCGGCGGCGCTGGGCAATGACACGCTCTCGGTGACCGCGGCCTGGCGGCAGGTCGGGGGCTTCTCGGCCCAGAACACGCGCGGTTTCGCATACGATCCCGACGACGACGGCTTCGACAACCTCAGCCTCGCCGCCCGCGGCGCGCTGGAGACCGGCTCGGGCAGCTGGTCCTGGACCGGTCGGATCAGCGACGGCGCGGTGGAATTCGATCAGGGCGAGTCGGACATGCTCGACTATGCCCTGCGGACCGTCTACCACCATCGCACCGGATCGCGCTGGCGCTGGCAGGCTTCGGCCGGACTCTACCGCGACCGCCTCGACACCGAGACCGCGTTCGGTCAGACCGAGACCGTGACCCGCCGCACCCAGGCGGCCGTCCAGGCCGAGCGCTCGCTTGAGCAACTCGGAACCTGGCTGGTCGGGATCGACGCCTGGCGTGTTTCCGGCGTCAATCGCAACAGCTGGTCGAACAGCCGCCACAACATCGGCGTCTGGACCGGCCTGCAGGGCAGCCGTCAGGACAACGACTGGGAAGCCAGCCTGCGCTTGGACGAAGACCAGCAGTTCGGTAGCGCAGTGACCGGCAGCATCGCGGCAGGATGGCAACCGCGCGGCGACTGGCGCCTGTTTGCAAGTCTCGGCCGGGCCTTCCGTGCACCCACTTTCAGCCAGCTCTACTCACCTGGATTCGGCGGGCTGTTTGCCGGCAATCCGACCCTCGACCCGGAGACCTCCTGGTCGCTCGAGCTGGGCGCCGACTGGACGCCAAGCCCCAGGCAACGCGTCGCGCTGAGCGTCTTCCAAACCCGGATCGATGACCTGATCGATTTCGCGGGCGAGGGGTTCCAGGCGATCAACATCGGCCAGGCCCGGATTCGCGGCGCCGAACTGTCGCATACCCTTGAGCTCGGTCGTCTGAGCGCACGGAGCGGCTATACCTGGCAGGACGCGGAGGACCGTGATACCGGTGCAGCGCTGCTGCGGCGCGCCCGTGGCAAGGCATCGCTGAGCGCCGACTACCGATTGGCCAACGACGGCTGGCTGGGCGTCGAGCTGGTGCATGTCGGCCGTCGCCAGGACGTTGGCGGCGTGCGCCTGGCAAGCTACACGCTGATCAACCTGCGCGCTGGCTGGCCGCTGGGACACGGCTTCCGGCTGGAGGGTCGGCTGGAAAACGCCGCCGGCGAGGACTACGAGCCCCTGCTCGGCTTCAACGCCCACGACCGCTCGCTGTTCGTGGCGCTTGGCTGGCGTGGATGA
- a CDS encoding P-II family nitrogen regulator encodes MKLITAIIKPFKLDDVRDALGEVGVTGMTVSEVKGFGRQKGHTELYRGAEYVVDFLPKLKLEIAVPDDDAERVVETIVETASSGRIGDGKIFVSPIERAVRIRTGEEGDDVL; translated from the coding sequence ATGAAGCTGATAACCGCCATCATCAAACCGTTCAAGCTCGACGATGTGCGCGACGCGCTCGGTGAGGTGGGCGTGACCGGCATGACGGTTTCCGAGGTCAAGGGCTTCGGGCGTCAGAAGGGGCACACCGAACTCTATCGGGGTGCTGAGTACGTGGTCGACTTTCTGCCCAAGCTCAAACTGGAGATTGCCGTGCCGGATGACGACGCCGAGCGGGTCGTCGAGACCATCGTCGAGACCGCCTCGTCGGGGCGCATCGGCGACGGCAAGATCTTTGTCAGCCCGATCGAACGCGCAGTTCGCATTCGTACTGGCGAAGAGGGCGACGACGTGCTGTAG
- the sufT gene encoding putative Fe-S cluster assembly protein SufT — MFGNAYTPVKFERDCGVVMVPEGAPVELPAGTVGYITQQMGGSFTIYVDGRLFRLAGDDADAIGKEPPPRPELPEDATDEDVEALVLDQLKTVFDPEIPINIVDLGLIYDCRIDMMEQGARHVSIDMTLTAPGCGMGEVLVADVQERLRRIPTIERVDVELVFDPPWGPAMMSEEARLETGMF; from the coding sequence ATGTTTGGCAACGCCTACACGCCGGTCAAGTTCGAACGCGACTGCGGGGTCGTGATGGTGCCAGAGGGCGCCCCGGTCGAGCTGCCTGCCGGCACGGTCGGTTACATCACCCAGCAGATGGGCGGTAGCTTCACGATCTACGTCGACGGCCGCCTGTTCCGGCTGGCCGGCGACGATGCCGACGCGATCGGCAAGGAGCCGCCGCCGCGCCCCGAACTGCCTGAAGATGCCACTGACGAGGATGTCGAGGCGTTGGTGCTCGATCAGCTGAAAACGGTCTTCGACCCCGAAATTCCCATCAACATCGTCGATCTCGGGCTGATTTACGACTGCAGGATCGACATGATGGAGCAGGGTGCGCGCCATGTGTCGATCGACATGACGCTGACCGCGCCGGGCTGCGGCATGGGCGAGGTTCTGGTGGCCGACGTCCAGGAACGCCTCCGGCGCATACCCACGATCGAGCGCGTCGATGTCGAGCTGGTCTTCGACCCGCCGTGGGGACCGGCAATGATGAGCGAGGAGGCGCGGCTCGAAACCGGCATGTTCTGA
- a CDS encoding accessory factor UbiK family protein: MQPDFRTLDEITRKLATILPAELRTARTELHEQFRAVLESAFERMDLVTREEFEIQKKVLERTREKLESLEQRLEPES, encoded by the coding sequence ATGCAGCCCGACTTCAGAACCCTCGATGAAATCACCCGCAAGCTGGCGACCATCCTGCCTGCGGAACTCAGAACCGCTCGCACCGAGCTTCACGAGCAGTTCCGCGCCGTGCTCGAATCGGCCTTCGAACGGATGGATCTGGTCACGCGCGAGGAGTTCGAGATCCAGAAAAAGGTACTTGAGCGAACGCGCGAGAAGCTTGAGTCGCTCGAGCAACGCCTGGAACCGGAATCATAG
- a CDS encoding M1 family metallopeptidase, whose protein sequence is MRRMPLLVIVLLCLAGCQEQVPERTESLPPLPEQAIATGPDPHSFAEYDRVRVGHMQLVLDADMQARTLSGHVLLELERIDPGHPRLVLDSRGLDIHDVTAPKRDGSHQPLSWRLAGAHGDLGEPLIVVLPDGVDQVRIDYASRPGAFGLQWLDGEQTSSGQPFMFSQSQPHYARTWVPLQDTPAVRYTFDATVRVPDRLMAVMGAAGNAFERNASGDYHFHMPEPIPSYLMAIAVGDLEFAEIGERSGVYAEPQWIEAAAEEFDVLEEMIDIGVDLYGEYRWGRYDLLVLPPSFPFGGMENPRLSFVTPTIIAGDGSLLALVAHELAHSWSGNLVTNAAWRDLWLNEGFTVYFESRIMEALYGEEIERQLAVLEWQGLVEELEITDAGMASLVLDVDGKDPEKAFTGVPYAKGRFFLDWIEHRVGRESIDAFLRAYFDHFAFRSITTRVFRAYLQENLVALHPDDLSMDEVDQWLYQAGLPDFAVVPESDAFDRVDVWRERWLADEVSTAELPADQWSVYQWLHFIIGLENRLNLERMSELDATFELTASDNYEILFQWLMRSVEARYEPGIERLEPFLLEVGRNKFTRPLYSALASTDWGRDWAIDVYERARPGYHPLTRQATERALGLEE, encoded by the coding sequence ATGAGAAGAATGCCCTTACTGGTGATTGTCCTGCTGTGCCTGGCCGGCTGCCAGGAGCAGGTGCCGGAGCGGACCGAATCCCTGCCGCCGCTGCCGGAACAAGCGATCGCAACCGGCCCCGATCCGCACAGTTTTGCCGAATACGACAGAGTGCGCGTCGGCCACATGCAGCTGGTGCTCGATGCCGACATGCAGGCACGAACCCTGTCGGGACATGTGCTGCTCGAGCTGGAGCGCATCGACCCCGGCCATCCCCGCCTGGTGCTCGACAGTCGCGGGCTTGATATCCACGACGTGACCGCGCCGAAGCGCGACGGTAGTCATCAGCCGCTGTCGTGGCGGCTTGCCGGGGCGCACGGTGACCTTGGTGAACCGCTAATCGTCGTTCTGCCGGACGGGGTTGACCAAGTGCGAATCGACTACGCCAGCCGCCCCGGCGCGTTTGGCCTGCAGTGGCTAGACGGCGAGCAGACCTCGTCGGGGCAGCCGTTCATGTTCTCGCAGAGCCAGCCGCACTACGCGCGCACCTGGGTGCCGCTGCAGGATACGCCTGCCGTGCGCTACACCTTCGATGCCACGGTGCGTGTGCCCGATCGGCTGATGGCGGTCATGGGTGCGGCCGGCAACGCTTTCGAGCGCAATGCCAGCGGGGACTATCACTTCCACATGCCAGAGCCCATTCCCTCGTATTTGATGGCCATTGCCGTGGGCGATCTCGAGTTCGCCGAGATCGGCGAGCGCTCGGGCGTGTACGCGGAGCCGCAGTGGATCGAGGCCGCCGCGGAGGAATTCGACGTGCTCGAGGAGATGATCGACATCGGCGTCGATCTCTATGGCGAGTACCGCTGGGGCCGCTACGACTTGCTGGTGCTGCCGCCGAGTTTCCCCTTCGGTGGCATGGAGAATCCGCGCCTGAGCTTCGTGACGCCGACCATCATCGCCGGCGACGGCAGTCTGCTGGCCCTGGTCGCACATGAACTGGCGCATTCCTGGTCGGGCAACCTGGTGACCAACGCCGCCTGGCGCGACCTGTGGCTCAATGAAGGCTTCACCGTCTACTTCGAGTCGCGCATCATGGAGGCACTCTACGGCGAGGAAATCGAGCGCCAGCTCGCCGTGCTGGAATGGCAGGGCCTGGTTGAAGAACTGGAGATTACCGATGCAGGCATGGCCAGCCTGGTGCTCGATGTCGACGGCAAGGATCCGGAGAAGGCCTTCACCGGCGTGCCGTACGCCAAGGGACGATTCTTTCTGGACTGGATTGAGCACCGGGTGGGCCGCGAGTCCATCGATGCGTTTCTGCGAGCCTACTTCGATCACTTTGCGTTCCGGTCGATCACGACCCGTGTTTTCCGCGCATACCTGCAGGAAAACCTGGTCGCGCTGCATCCGGATGACCTGAGCATGGACGAGGTTGACCAGTGGCTCTATCAGGCGGGCCTGCCGGACTTCGCGGTGGTGCCGGAGTCGGACGCCTTCGACCGGGTCGACGTCTGGCGCGAGCGCTGGCTGGCCGATGAGGTGTCAACCGCCGAATTGCCGGCCGACCAGTGGTCGGTCTACCAGTGGCTGCATTTCATCATCGGGCTGGAGAACCGCCTGAACCTGGAGCGCATGTCCGAACTCGACGCGACCTTCGAACTGACGGCGTCGGACAACTACGAAATCCTCTTCCAGTGGCTGATGCGCTCGGTCGAGGCGCGCTACGAGCCGGGCATCGAGCGGCTTGAGCCGTTCCTGCTCGAGGTCGGACGCAACAAGTTCACGCGGCCGCTCTACAGCGCGCTGGCCAGCACCGACTGGGGCCGCGACTGGGCAATCGATGTCTACGAGCGCGCCCGGCCGGGCTACCACCCGCTCACCCGCCAGGCCACGGAACGTGCGCTGGGGCTCGAGGAATAG